The genomic stretch CGCCCGTTGGGGATGTACGCAACGTGAGCCTTCCCGACGAAGGGCACCATGTGATGTTCGCAGTGGCTGTGCAGCTCGATGTCACTCACCAGGACGAGCTCGTCGTAGCCCTCCACCTCTTCGAACGTCTTCGCCAGGTGCTCGGCCGGGTCCTCGAGGTAGCCCGCGAAGTGCTCGGCCATCGCGTTCACCACGCGCTTCGGCGTCTCGAGCAGGCCCTCGCGCTCGGGGTCGTCTCCCAGGTAGCGCAGCAACGCGCGCACGTGCTCACGCGCTTCTTCCTCGGTGGGTCTTGGCTTGGTCACGGCGCGGTGGCTCCTATAGACCATCGGCGATCAGCTGCACGTTGTGCTGCGTGATGCGGATGAGGCGGCTCGTCTTGCTGCCCCCGCGGAGCGAGGTGGAGTCGCTCTCGAAGTCGCGCACCACGGCCCCGGCCGGATCGTAGACGATGGTGCGCGTGTGCATGCGCACGGGGCCGAAGCCATTGCGGAACTGTGTGATGTAGATGTGCACGTTGAACGGCACCTGCCCCTGGCCGAGCCCGGTGAGCACGCGCGCCATC from Sandaracinaceae bacterium encodes the following:
- the folE gene encoding GTP cyclohydrolase I FolE produces the protein MVYRSHRAVTKPRPTEEEAREHVRALLRYLGDDPEREGLLETPKRVVNAMAEHFAGYLEDPAEHLAKTFEEVEGYDELVLVSDIELHSHCEHHMVPFVGKAHVAYIPNGRVVGLSKLARTVDVFARRLQVQEKLTAQIANAIQEHLQPQGVAVIVQCQHFCMCYRGVRKTGSWTTTSKLLGVFLDDHKARLELLTLVGLPRAIGGAGG